TAACGACGCCGATAATAGCGAGCGAAGCAAGAGTGCTGCCCACGTTGACAAGAGGATTTTGCATTCTCTGTTTGACCCAGCCCATGAATCCAAACCCGCCGCCAATAAAGATGACAACCACTAGAATGTGCGAGACAGTTACTAGGTGCATGGTAGAGCCGAAAAAGACCGAAGTAACCATTGACAGAATCGAGATTAGCTCGCCGTAAGCAACAGCcacgatggcgatgagaatAGCCTCGATCATGGACCCCACGGACCGGGCAGGATGGAAATAGACGGTGATAGTTGCCACAACATGTTTCCCATCAGGCTTGCCCAGAAAATTCGACAAGAAAGGAACAAAAGTCGCGAGACTGGCGATGGTATAGGCGATGGTGCATTTAAAGACTCCGCGAGCTTGAGGCGTGTCGAGCCAGAGACGGGATCGGGCAGCCGAGTCTAAGAGGGCATTCCTCACAGTGTCGATGAACGGGGCCATCGTCTGCAAGAAtcgtctctctctcttcaaGGCATGGAAAGTCTCATTGTCGTTGTTGTTATCGTTGCTGACATTATGTCATGATGCAGGAGCCTGACGAACTGCAGCTAAAATTCCGTTGGTTCCGGGGAACGCGGCTCGTCAGGTGATTCGTCGCTGAATCAGCCACTGTGGCCCCAGCCTCCTGATTTAACCACCTGATTTTTACATCACAAGGGGAGATAATTCGTCTTTTCAAACATGGCCGCGTACAACGATTTCACACACGGACGTAGCAGAGGAGATGTTGAGCGATGTGCAATGTCTTTGCCAATGCACAGACTGGTCCGAGACTAGCAGCGCCGAGGCTGACTTTTGCCCTGACCACAATGTCGAAAATTGACCACAGTCAAAAACCAATCGACATCAGAGCACGCGAAACAAGTGACAAGCAAATTGAGAAAGTTTCTATTGACAGCGTCGAGTCAGGGCCCATGTTTCCGGTGACACAACTCTGCAAACTCTAATGGCCAACGAATATACTCTTCGTAGCCAGACGGCAGCTTTTTCGAAATCTCCTTTGTCCAGGACGCAATAATGACTCTCCTGAAGGGAAACGAGTCGATTATCGGCTTCAGTGCGATGGCTGCAAGGATGTACTCGATGACAAAGAAGTGAGCCATGATGATTTGGGCGGCATAGTTCGATCGCTCAGTGAAGTGGTTAAATTCGACCTCACTTGTTTCGCCAAAAAGCGTGTAAGCCAAGCAGATTTCTGTGAAGCCTATTTGCACTGTTAGCAGGTAAGTTGTGTGTTGAGATCTTGCACAAGCCATACCTTCAACAGGTGACGTTTTTGACAACCTCAAGATCCTGTCAAGAACACTCAGATATCTAACTTCCAATATGCTGTGGCATATTGGCCTTAGGTTGTTGACTGACGTGAGAGCGGCATCCAGAACATCGCCAATCAGTGCATTAATAGGATCGTGCCGTGTTAGCGAAAGGACTCTCTCAGTATGACTCTCGGCGGTGAATCCAGAAAAGAGGGATTCCCCCAATACTGGTATCACAGTATGAGAAACCACCGTGCAGCCACGGAGCATGATCATGAATTCGAGCATACCCTCAGGCATGTACGAGGACTGGAAGGTGAGGGCCATTATGGTGGCGTATCGAGCATCGGCTTCAGCTTTCGAAACACATGGCTTGCTCAACCGCTCGTTGAAGAGCCTTATGGCGTGAACACGATGTGTCAGCGCTTGAGAAGAGAACTCTGTGGTATCGCATAGGGACAAGTGAGAAGCTGCCAACCCAAGAATTGCGTGCATCAAGAAATCGAACTAAGAAATGTTAGCTCGAGCCTCTCTTTCAAATAGTTCAACAGACGTTGTGCGAAATAGTAGCAACCTGCTTCCAAACATCGTCCCCCTTAATAGGTAACGGTGGATAAGCATGAGATAGAAAATGGTGAAAGAAGCGCAGGTCCTCCATGCTGAATTGAGTCGGCGTTGACTGAAGAGCCTTGGAGGGAATCATGCTCGAGTATTCGCATGTTATGCCCAGTCTTTTACAGTTGTCGCATTCTGGAAAAGTCTCTGGACATTTCACCCTCCGTCGCTTGCAGTTGAGGCATCCCTTTCTCGATTTGGTGTGACCTTTTCGCGGGATGGCGCGTCCTCGGGTTCGAGTCCGAGGATTCTTGGTCGTCAGAGCGTTCTCTGGCGATGACTCTGCtggcgatggaggcagcAGACCGAGCTTTGCGAGTTCCATGGTTGCTGCTTGGCGTAACTAATCGGTGAGAAGTTGAAATCCTTAATCACGTTGTGATGTTTGGCCTCAGGAAATCGCGTAAGCCTACACGTCACGGTGGCTGTAAGACCGGACTAATCCTTTCCCGCTCGACGCCTTGCAAAGAGTGGTTAACGCTAAGTATAGGAACTTGGCCATTTTTCACCTCTCAAACTCTGCCTTGTGTTGATAATTGTTCTGTCGTCGTACATTTGTATTGGCCAGCTGTATGCCTTCAAACAGACCGCAAAGCATGAGATGTGACATCGTGTGCATTTCTTAGGGGTCCATTGCCCACCTGGCACTCAGCATACAGGGATGCTGTCCAAAAGCACTCAGCATTTAAAACCAGAGCCAATATTGTTGCCACTGGGTTTCATGCCTATCACGTGGTATCGGCGTCATCAGATGAGCATGCCAACACCAGGGCCCAACATGAAGCTATTCAGAAGATGGAAGGATCATTCTCGCAGCAATTAGCTTGGCCAGACCCAGTATACGCACCAAGCGCACGTGACTGTAACCCCCACCCCATCACGCATCACCACCCCAACTCGCAGCTTGAGCCTCACATGAACATGGATGCATGGCATCAACCACGTTGATATTGACACTATTTCCACTGGCCCCGTCCATTACCGACTCAAACCGCCGCCTCTCGCCCCCGTGATGAATCTCCCAGCACCCAATGGCTTGATCCATCGGCAGGTCTCCCGATCCGACCCACCAAAGTGGACTATGCTCTCCGGCCCAGGCCGATCACGTCGCTGGCAAATTTTCCAGGCTCTCAGAACAGCTTCCCGATGCGGTAATGGCGACATATGGGTCCAGAAATAGATGACtaggtcttggccttgtaaGCTTAAATTTTTACTACTGCTCTCAAAACAGCTTCCGAATGAGTTAGTCGAGACCCAGAGTTGGAGTTTTGAAGACGTAAACGTGTGGATTCTGGGCGTCGACGATGTCGGATCCGATGTTGTATAAATatggcggtgatgaggcTCTTGTGTTGGAGTATCAGGGCAAGAATCTCCAGGGAAAACGACAAGCTTTGAGACTGCAACTCTTGTCATGAAGGACCAGCAGATGGCTTCCTCTGTCGAAGTGACACTCCCTGAAAAGGGCCCAATCGTCGACGTGGAGAGTGCACCAAgctcatctcctccatctaTCCCTGATGCAGGCCAAGACTCAGACGATTCATTAGACTCCTTGGGAAAAGATGTCGAGGGAGACCTCGGTGCCTGGGCATGCGTGCTTGGATCCTTACTGTTCCTGATCCCTTCCTTCGGTAGGTGCATCCAGGTTCGCTCTTATCACCTAACAACTAACAGCCAATGACAGGTTTCATGGCTTCCATCGGAACAGTGCAGTCCTacctcagcctcaaccaACTGAGCAACTATTCCGTCAGCCAAGTTGGTTGGATCAGTGGAGTGtacctcttcctctccctcatcttcaacttccagaTCGGGTCTATCCTTGATCGATATGGACCCCGGGTTCTGAGTCCCGTAGGGGGCGTCTTTTCCACTGCCACGTTCCTACTCCTCGCCGAGTGCAAGACTTATTGGCAGTTTATGCTGTGCTTTGGTGTCTTTGGAAGTATTGGCACGGGTATCGACTGCACCACAGCTATCGGTGTGGTTGGAAAGCTCTTTGTTCGTCGTCGTGGCTTGGCCATCGGCACAGCGGTTCTGGGAACATCCCTCGGTTCCATCATCTTTCCCCTCCTCCTACGCTCCACGTTCCAATCTCTCGGGTGGGCGTGGTCGATGAGAATTGTGGCCCTGGTCGTGGGCATTGTATCGGTGCTGGGAGTCATCTGCTTCCTCCCTTTCGACCGACTTGTTGCCGCCAACTCGACCTCCACCGAGGCCAAGTCTGAAGGCTTCTCTCTTGATCTATCAGCTTGGAGGAACCCGACCTTTGTGTTTGTATCTTGCGGCGTTTTTCTGATCGAGTTTGTTGTTTTCGGCATCGGTGGGCTTTTGCCTACTATCTCAACCGGCGCGGGCTTTACAGCAGAGGATGGATATACCCTTCTTTCCATCCTGGGTGCTTGCTCTTGTGTTGGCCGTTTCAGCATGGGCTTTATCGGTGACAGATTAGGAGCTCTCAACTCGATGATCGCTGTCATGATCCTCACCATTATCTTCATGGCCACGATCTTCATTCCCTTCAGTACCACATCAGCTCCTCTGCTGTACACCTTCAGTGCACTTTGGGGATACTGCTCGGGGTCGTTTTACGCACTCTCACCTGGTAAGTCTACTCGGACAACCGCTTGAAGCCAGCTAACACGCATCAGTTTGCACGGGTAAAACATGCGAGCCCAAAGACTATGCCAGATACTATGGTGCGTAGTCGAGCAATTCTGTTCTCCCTTCCAATTCTAACTAGTCATCAGGATCAACCAACTTTTCCGTCGGAATCGCACTGCTGCTAGCCAATCCTCTCAGTGGCATcatgctggagaagctgggcgCTCAGCCATTGGCATGCTTTTATCTTGCCATTGTCTTTCTCGCGGGCGTGTCTTTTACTGTGGCCCGAGGTCTGCTCATCGGAAACTTTGCTACCTTGAAAACCAAGATGTAGATTGCATTAGATACGGCGTTGGTTGCTTTGGGTTGAGCATTGTGGACGGTTGAGCATTATATGGAGCAAAAAGCATTGGGTTAGAAAGGCGACGTACGAAAAAAATACTGGACTTATATATGAGAAGGAGATAATGTTTTAATTATGAGCGGGAAAGGAATCGGGGTTTGCATTGACACGAGGAAAGTCGGAATATGAGTGCATGGTGGGAAACGGCTCGGGAGAATGCAGACACAATCCAAGTCCACTACTTCATTCTGCGGTGTCGGGATGCTTCTCTCTGCTCAATATTTCCaatgttttttttttttttttttttttttttcgcaTGGCTTCAATTCTGTTGTCAAATGAAGTGACCTGCGTACCCTGGacggatgatgatgacccGACGGACCGATTAATTCATCACATCGGTTTCAGTATCAGAGTGTAAATAAAGATGACTCTTGATCTTACTCCGATCTCCGAGACCAGGTGCTTTGGCGGATGTCACAACCAAAGCAGCAGCTCACAtccgaagatgaagatgccatCCTTAAAGGCTAGGTGGAAAACTTCTGGAATATTTCTAGATCAGCACAAGCGAAGGATGGGCAAGCCTCCATCCGAGAGTCAAGTGATTGGGATCGGAGGTCCGGCTCGTCGCCTTGATCCGTCCAACAGCCCGGAGCCGGTCAAACCTCGAGATTGATCGACACGGCTCAACGAGGAAAAGCGGTGCCGAGATGCGCAAGGGATGACCCGAATTGAAGACGCGGCGCTTATGCTGATCTGGGGAACAAGTaagcagcaacaccaactcTCCTCTGTATGTCCAAATCACAACATTCACATTCCTGAATCGCGTACATCTTCTCATAATCGGCGAAACATGTCACCACCGACCGACATTCCCCAGAATCGGACACGCGGACCAGAAACACCCCCGGAGTCGGGCAAACTCCTCACAGCGACCGTGGGGCAGCGTGGCCTGATGGATTCTCAGCTCGGCACATCTCTCCACTGAGATTGCCGCGTTTTATCTaatccatctcatcaaatTTGAGGGTCGCCGGTTCTCATAGGTCGGCTCGTCTAAACGCGCGGGACGCATTTCCGCGCTCTGGGCACAAACGCTGCGATGCGTCGTGGGCGGACCCGCGGGAATTCCGCCCTGCAGGACCTTGATGGGGTCTCAGGCTTTCAGCTGGGCGTTTTGTCGTTGGGAGACATAAAATATCACGCGAAGTGTCTCTGCTTGAAGCCACTTGGTAGTTGCAAAGGCGGAAAGCAAGAAACTTATAGAGATGGCAGAACAATCACCTCGCGTAGCCGTTATCGGCCTTGGTAAGTGCCTCCCACGCTAGTCGAAGCCATACGGAGCTGTATTGACGATGGGCAGgcgttcttggcctcgtggCCGTCAAAAACTTGACTGAGGAGGGCTTCGATGTGACGGGTTTTGACCGCAACGGCTATGTCGGAGGATTATGGCATTACACagacgaggacaagactTCTGTTCTCCCCAGTAAGGCCAGCACCTCTCACGGAATGCATCATCTAACAATTGGCAGcgaccatcatcaacatctccaaaGAAAGGGTAACCCGCCTGACTCCAAACCGTCGCCAGTCGGCATACTCACTGTAAACAGGGCTGTTTCACAGACTTTCCTTTCCCCGACGATACACCCAGTCATTGCACAGCCGGTCATGTGCAAAAGTACCTCGAAGACTATGTAGAGCACTTCAACCTGACTTCCAGACTGCGCCTGAGCACAATAGTCACCGGCGTGCATCGCGACGATGAGCACGACCGCTGGATAGTTGACGTCGAAGGATCGGGTCCAGAGTACTttgacaaggtcatcatcgcTTCGGGGATCAACTCTCGTCCTCATGTTCCCAAGCTAGAGGGCCTAGAGCAATTTGAGGGTGAGGTCTTGCACTCGCGTGCATTTAAAAGGTACGTTTTTACCTGCTGAAACACCATGAGCTTCACTCTCTGACTTGCATTCAGGCCtgagctcttcaagggcaAAAAGGTGGTTGTCGTGGGCATGGGCAACACGGGCGCCGATACCGCAGCAGCTCTCTGCGGCCACGCCGACAAGGTCTGGGTGTCTCACAACCATGGAGCCTTGGTGGTTTGTACTCCCGTCATTCGTATCTATAGCCTTGATGTTGACCAAACTCACAGATGCCACGCGTGGTAAATGGTGCCCCCTTCGACCACACCCTAACAGCTCGCAAGGCTGCATTTGCCGGCTTCCTCGAGCTCAACTTCCCGCGTTTCTTTGAGTGGATGTTCAACACCATGTGCAAGAAGATGCAGGACAAGGCCTTCAAGATCCGCCCAGAGTGGAAGCTTAACCCCGCGCCGCCGATCAAGCACGCCGTGCCCATCATCTCTGACAATCTGGTGGATCTTCTCGAGTCTGGAGACATCATCTCTGTCAGCGGTCTGAAGCGCGTCGTGGGACCAaaggaggttgagcttgatgatggtACGCGTCTTGATGCTGATACCATCATTTGGTGCACCGGATACAAGACCGAGTTCAATCTGCTCGATCCCAGTGTTGATCCCACGCGCAACACCACGCCCAAGTGGGCGGCAAGCATCGGATCGCGTGGGAAGCCTCTGGCTCGTCTCTACCAGAACGTCTTCTCACTCGACTATCCCCAGTCGCTCGCCTTCATGGGCACCGTAGCATTTGCGACGGGCGCATTCCCGCTGTACGACCTCTGCTCCATGGCCGTCGCGCAGGTCTGGAAAGGCAACTCTCCCCTCCcgtccatcaaggagatgaacCGAGCCGTCGATGTTCAGCACGACTTCATCTGCAGCATCGCCAAAGACGGAAGCGCAGTCCCCGGATGGGTGCGCCAGCACGAATGGATCGCGTGGGCCAACAAGGCGGCGGGCACACAGGTCAACGAACACCTCGGATGGGGATTGACAGGATGGAAGTTTTGGTTCCAGGACCGGGCGTTTTATAAGATGCTGATGGATGGCATTTATACTCCGTTCCTGTGGCGCGTGTTTGATGGGAAGCGCAAGAAGTGGGATGGCGCGAGAGCGGAGATTGAGAAGGTGAACGCGTACGTggaggcggccaagaagaagaatcaGTAGAGAATGGTTGTGGACATTGAAAGGTACGTAATTAATGAAGAGAGTGAGGTTTTTTGCAATCATTTCGGATGCTTTACGGTGGATGTCGCGTAACGCCTCAGATCTCTCCCAGCTCCAAGATCCAGGCCGCGATAACTCAATCTTTAATCGGAACCTTTAATCGCAAATGAGCCACTCACGAGGGACTATACCACTCTACCAAGAGTGGATTACGCTTCGGATGCTTCCATCGGAGGCTTTGCTGCAGAGGGCATGTTACAAAACCCTCCCATGTCATGCTATGGAATCCTTCGATCTCGTCAATTTGTCAGATTGATCGTCTTGTTGCTCCGTCTTGGCAGAGTAATCCTTCGCCGCAATGTGGTGAGAGAGCGGTAATTACTCAGCCAATGCGAAAATTACGCCGGCCATGCCAGATCCTCCAAGTCAGAGGGTCCACGAGATGGAAGATCCGTAGGAGTACGGATATAGCGATGGAGGATGCGTGTATATAAACTCAAGTAAAGGTCAATTAGAATGGCTCAATTCATCAATCCATCGATTAACAGACTCACGACTCTAAAAACTCATCTCTTTCTCACCACCGATTAGCTATTACATCATGTCTCACCTCGAGTATTCGGCTTATGAGGGCGCCGGCGAGTGGGCCCGCGACAACCTGGGCTACATGCAGACTGTTCGAGTTGGCGATAGAATTGAAGCCAGCGGCCAGGGTAAGTCTCCAAGGGCACATTATCTCACTTAGGCACTAACACGCTCATCACAGGCGGCTGGACCGCCGAAAACGGCGTCCCCAACTTTTCCGAGTCCGTCGAAGAGCAAATCGACCAAGCCTTTGTCAACGTCGACACAGCGCTCAAGGCCGCTGGAGGAAAGGGCTGGGATCAGGTCTTCCGAGTTAACTCGTACCATCTCTCGATCACGCCCGAGATCACGGCCAGGATGAGCCATAACTTCAAGAAGTGGATGCCCAACCACAAGCCCATCTGGACCCAGATTGGTGTCAAAGAGCTGGGTGCGCCTGGCATGGCGGTTGAGATTGAGGTTTCGGCGCATGATCCTAAGGcgtgaggttgaagagggaaaCTGCAATGTTCGCATCATATTCAGCTATGGATTAAAATACTACTTGGTTAGGTACTTTGAACATGGTCAAGTAGTAAAGCAAGGCTATTGTTCTCCGCAAGTTGATTAGAGCATTTGACACTAAGGCCCACTCATGAGTGTTGAAACACACATAGTTGAGTTCAACGTTGACTATGCTTAATTTTTTTAACCTAATATGACTATCCCAGCCGTAATGCAATTGAACACCTTTCATTCAATGACAACGAGCTACCATGATAAAGAGAAACACCGCAAAATCGGCACATTTCGAGCTCGACGTGTGGCTCTAGGGTAGCACCCTTCCAAACCCGTGATCCACTTTCTGCTGACTAACCCCCCTCCATTCGCCCCCCACCACTTCCGTCTAGCGCGCTTTTCTTCCGATGATCGCGAGCCTcgttttttcttcttcgcGACGAAGGCCAAAATTGTTTCATCAATCAACAACGCCCTCGAAACACCGCAACCATGGTGCGCAACAAAccgaacaagaagaagggaggaCCTCCAAATAGGAATAACAGGTCCTATCGCCCatctcctccccctcccccgcatGATCGCGGTCGCATCGAATCTGACACTTGGCGACCCGACCGCAGACACGACctgcctcctcgtcctcccccGCGAGATGATTTCCGGCCTGGCGGAGGTGACTCATACAGACCGCGAATGCCTCAGAGTGACTTCACTTTCCGTGTTGATAAGCCCGCTGGAATCCAGGATTACCCACCCAACAACTATCGCTACGATCGCCCGCGCCGAGATGGCCGAGGTCGTGGACGAGGTGGCCGACGATGGCAGCCACCGCCTCATCCTTCCGAGAGAGCCATCATTTCTGGCGCGACAGCAAACCTTCCTGAGGAGCGCCTAGGAGAAGAGGGTACAGCCAAGTTCCGATCCATCGACGAGCTTTcggacgatgatgagcttgagatgGACATTTCCGACAGCG
This window of the Fusarium keratoplasticum isolate Fu6.1 chromosome 3, whole genome shotgun sequence genome carries:
- a CDS encoding MFS domain-containing protein; translation: MKDQQMASSVEVTLPEKGPIVDVESAPSSSPPSIPDAGQDSDDSLDSLGKDVEGDLGAWACVLGSLLFLIPSFGFMASIGTVQSYLSLNQLSNYSVSQVGWISGVYLFLSLIFNFQIGSILDRYGPRVLSPVGGVFSTATFLLLAECKTYWQFMLCFGVFGSIGTGIDCTTAIGVVGKLFVRRRGLAIGTAVLGTSLGSIIFPLLLRSTFQSLGWAWSMRIVALVVGIVSVLGVICFLPFDRLVAANSTSTEAKSEGFSLDLSAWRNPTFVFVSCGVFLIEFVVFGIGGLLPTISTGAGFTAEDGYTLLSILGACSCVGRFSMGFIGDRLGALNSMIAVMILTIIFMATIFIPFSTTSAPLLYTFSALWGYCSGSFYALSPVCTGKTCEPKDYARYYGSTNFSVGIALLLANPLSGIMLEKLGAQPLACFYLAIVFLAGVSFTVARGLLIGNFATLKTKM